A single Carnobacterium inhibens subsp. inhibens DSM 13024 DNA region contains:
- a CDS encoding ROK family transcriptional regulator: MVRGTFQLMKSVNKSTVLNKIRQSGPISRAEIAKVTGITPPTVSSIVKELMDEKLVVESILGESQGGRKPTMLLLNRNDHYVIGVDAGSDSIKACVSDLVGTILVRSELPLQAHTTIDSFLAVLIQAIQLVIKEMGVEGSKIFGIGIAMHGVVDVAAGISLYSANSGLRNVHIKEVLENTFDLQVIVENNSRAMALGEYWFGDYGLLKSFAVVNIGRGVGSGIIEEGKLRYGAQEIAGEIGHMTISLDGEKCSCGNQGCFETFVTGDAIVRRAKKQIPDAPDDLTGEKVYAFALKGHTAYQKVLEEIGVLIGIGIVNLIHAVNPEKIVLGGGVMKSHDFLMPSILATIQQRALTEKARKNTLITLSRVGDDATVLGAAALLLTKLF, translated from the coding sequence ATGGTTCGAGGAACCTTTCAGCTGATGAAATCCGTGAACAAATCAACGGTCTTAAATAAAATTAGGCAGTCGGGTCCTATATCCAGAGCTGAGATTGCAAAAGTCACAGGTATAACACCACCAACTGTCAGTAGTATCGTGAAAGAATTGATGGATGAAAAGTTAGTGGTAGAAAGTATTTTAGGAGAATCTCAAGGTGGAAGAAAACCGACTATGCTTTTATTGAATAGAAATGATCATTACGTGATTGGCGTAGATGCTGGATCAGATTCAATAAAAGCATGTGTGAGTGATTTAGTTGGGACGATTCTGGTGCGATCAGAATTGCCGCTTCAAGCACATACGACCATAGATAGTTTCCTAGCTGTACTGATTCAAGCTATTCAACTTGTTATAAAGGAGATGGGTGTTGAGGGAAGTAAAATATTTGGTATAGGTATTGCCATGCATGGTGTGGTGGATGTTGCTGCAGGTATTTCTTTATATTCAGCCAATTCGGGATTAAGAAATGTTCATATAAAAGAGGTATTGGAAAATACTTTTGATCTTCAAGTAATTGTTGAAAATAATTCTCGAGCAATGGCACTGGGAGAATATTGGTTTGGCGATTATGGTTTATTAAAATCTTTTGCAGTTGTAAATATTGGTCGCGGAGTTGGTTCAGGAATCATAGAGGAAGGGAAATTACGGTATGGGGCACAAGAAATTGCAGGTGAAATTGGTCATATGACGATTTCTTTAGATGGAGAAAAATGCAGTTGCGGCAATCAGGGATGCTTCGAAACATTTGTAACTGGAGACGCTATCGTTCGCAGAGCAAAAAAACAAATACCAGATGCACCAGACGATCTGACCGGAGAGAAAGTTTATGCATTCGCTTTAAAAGGTCATACAGCCTATCAAAAAGTATTAGAAGAAATTGGAGTCTTGATTGGGATTGGGATTGTTAATCTGATTCATGCTGTAAATCCAGAGAAGATTGTTCTTGGTGGTGGTGTGATGAAAAGTCATGATTTTTTGATGCCGAGTATCTTAGCTACTATTCAACAACGAGCCTTAACAGAAAAAGCAAGGAAGAATACATTAATCACATTGTCTAGGGTAGGAGATGATGCAACCGTTTTAGGAGCAGCAGCACTATTGTTGACGAAGTTATTCTAA
- a CDS encoding DUF975 family protein codes for MDRKYIKKLARDTIKHHFTTILLITIIPILLDIYGVISEDDGLRILPSFILSLIVSILASSISPFINKLILKINRHQPISFQKDLLEAFKTDGNRYVLTMWLREISIFFWSLLLIIPGIYKAYSYSLVSYLLVDNADFSYKEALSKSEELMEGFKMDWFIMDLSFLLWDILALFTFGIPYIWVTPYKWVTYARFYEERINASVSVKHFVA; via the coding sequence TTGGACAGAAAGTATATAAAAAAACTTGCAAGAGACACCATTAAGCATCACTTTACCACTATACTATTGATCACTATCATTCCTATTTTACTCGACATTTATGGAGTAATATCAGAAGATGACGGTCTACGTATTTTACCTAGTTTTATTCTTTCACTGATTGTCAGTATACTTGCTTCATCTATTTCACCCTTTATTAATAAATTAATTTTAAAAATTAATCGACATCAACCGATTTCTTTTCAAAAAGACCTATTAGAAGCCTTCAAAACTGATGGTAATCGTTATGTGTTAACTATGTGGCTTAGAGAAATTTCAATCTTTTTTTGGTCGCTTCTCTTAATTATACCAGGTATCTATAAAGCTTATTCTTATTCTCTCGTCTCTTACTTATTAGTAGATAATGCTGATTTCAGCTATAAAGAAGCCCTTTCTAAAAGCGAAGAATTAATGGAAGGCTTCAAGATGGATTGGTTTATTATGGATCTATCGTTTTTACTTTGGGATATCTTAGCACTATTTACATTTGGTATACCTTATATATGGGTAACACCCTACAAATGGGTCACTTATGCTCGTTTTTATGAAGAACGTATAAATGCTTCAGTTAGTGTTAAGCATTTTGTAGCATAG
- a CDS encoding ImmA/IrrE family metallo-endopeptidase: MFEKWYDLIQQLYKEFKTYDPFVLAENKGIDVLYVPFGETPKGETVRFKDETIILLNEQLIEKNERFFVLAHELYHAIEHEHLSAYYTTQRNGKGTLEREANIFSGQLMIKMYEETYGFPPETFKDLQHHYGVSEELEDYLTR, from the coding sequence ATGTTTGAAAAGTGGTATGACTTGATCCAACAATTGTATAAAGAATTTAAAACGTATGATCCATTTGTTTTAGCGGAAAATAAAGGGATAGATGTTCTTTACGTGCCTTTCGGCGAGACTCCAAAAGGGGAAACGGTACGCTTTAAAGATGAAACAATTATTTTATTGAATGAACAATTAATAGAAAAAAATGAACGTTTTTTTGTATTGGCCCATGAGTTGTATCATGCGATTGAACATGAACACCTTAGTGCCTACTATACGACCCAAAGAAATGGAAAAGGCACACTTGAAAGAGAAGCCAATATTTTTTCGGGACAACTAATGATAAAAATGTATGAAGAAACTTATGGTTTCCCCCCTGAGACTTTCAAGGATTTACAGCATCACTATGGTGTCTCAGAGGAACTAGAAGACTATTTAACTAGATAA
- a CDS encoding PTS sugar transporter subunit IIC, which produces MNGFIDFMEKHFIPRASKIGAQRHLVAIRDSFIVTMPLMILGSLVLLVNNLPIPVYQNFMNNIFGEELWKSFGGNVWNGTFGILSVLIAFLVAHNLAKDYDKDGVAAGVVSVASFFALGGLTGMSSNGLFIALIVGLVSAEIFSRLSGNDKLVVKMPEGVPPAVAKSFAAMLPAMITISIFGLICTIFIGFGITDIVTSFYDLVQQPFMGLANTLPSALLLAFITPFLWFFGLHGANMVEPLMQTINAPAIEANMAAVTNGDVAPYIVNKPFFDSFVNLGGTGATLGLIIAILILARRNKAYKVITGLSTAPGIFNINEPMMFGLPIVLNPILFIPFILTPVVLVLVAYTATKFGLVPAAVTMPPWVTPPIIGGILATQSIAGGVLAAINLVISVVIYAPFVKIADLQAAKKAEEDQAKENSAI; this is translated from the coding sequence ATGAACGGTTTTATCGATTTTATGGAAAAACACTTTATTCCACGCGCTTCAAAAATTGGAGCACAACGTCACTTAGTGGCTATCCGGGATTCTTTTATTGTCACAATGCCGCTAATGATTTTAGGATCATTAGTACTTTTGGTCAATAATTTACCTATCCCAGTATATCAAAATTTTATGAATAATATTTTTGGAGAAGAGTTATGGAAATCTTTTGGAGGAAATGTCTGGAATGGAACGTTTGGTATTTTATCTGTTCTAATTGCATTCCTTGTGGCACACAACTTAGCTAAGGATTATGATAAAGATGGAGTAGCTGCTGGAGTTGTTTCTGTAGCGTCTTTCTTTGCGCTAGGCGGATTAACAGGGATGTCTTCAAATGGACTATTTATTGCCTTGATCGTTGGGTTGGTTTCTGCTGAAATTTTCTCGCGTTTATCTGGAAATGATAAATTAGTTGTCAAGATGCCTGAAGGTGTTCCTCCAGCAGTAGCAAAATCATTTGCAGCTATGCTTCCAGCCATGATCACGATCAGTATATTTGGTTTAATCTGTACGATCTTTATTGGATTTGGCATAACAGATATCGTAACTTCATTTTACGATTTAGTCCAACAACCATTTATGGGATTAGCGAATACATTACCTTCAGCACTTCTGTTAGCTTTTATTACACCATTCTTATGGTTCTTTGGTCTACATGGAGCCAATATGGTTGAACCGTTGATGCAAACGATTAATGCACCAGCTATTGAAGCAAATATGGCAGCTGTGACAAATGGAGATGTTGCACCTTATATTGTTAATAAACCATTCTTTGATTCTTTTGTTAACTTAGGTGGAACAGGAGCAACATTAGGTCTGATTATTGCTATCTTGATTTTAGCTCGTCGCAATAAAGCTTATAAAGTCATAACAGGCTTAAGCACAGCTCCAGGAATTTTTAACATCAATGAACCTATGATGTTTGGATTGCCAATTGTATTGAATCCAATTTTGTTCATTCCATTTATTTTAACACCAGTTGTTTTGGTTCTTGTAGCTTATACAGCGACGAAGTTTGGTTTGGTCCCTGCAGCAGTAACCATGCCGCCATGGGTAACTCCTCCGATCATTGGTGGAATTTTAGCCACACAAAGCATTGCAGGTGGAGTGTTAGCTGCAATCAACTTAGTTATTTCTGTTGTTATCTATGCGCCTTTTGTTAAAATAGCAGACCTACAAGCTGCGAAAAAAGCTGAGGAAGATCAAGCTAAAGAAAATTCAGCTATTTAA
- a CDS encoding PTS transporter subunit IIC, with protein MGDTVKYTSKDYLNKVLGGTASGIVIGLIANAILGSVFKALIPYGSIFVLLSSVVTIMQFITPAIIGVLVALQFKMNGMESVIIGAATFLGSGAYKVTETGVQLVGIGDLINVMLVSAIAVFVTRLLQGKLGSLTLILMPIIVGVGVGTIGLIMLPYVGIITSTIGDLINSFTSLQPLVMAILISVAFSVLIISPISTVAIGIAIGVSGLGAGAAAVGVTACTAILVIGSIRINQSGTTLAILLGAMKMMIPNLIKYPKIMIPVILNAIVSGIGVYVLTIQGTPQTAGFGIVGLVGPIQAFNMGTGLVNVLLAYFVIPFVGGYIIDLVCSKFLHVYNDEIFKFIPASN; from the coding sequence ATGGGAGATACAGTAAAATATACGAGTAAAGATTATCTAAATAAGGTTCTAGGAGGAACGGCATCAGGTATTGTTATTGGATTGATTGCCAATGCGATACTAGGGTCTGTATTCAAAGCTCTTATACCTTACGGATCTATATTTGTACTGCTATCAAGTGTGGTTACGATTATGCAATTTATTACACCCGCTATTATTGGTGTGCTTGTAGCTTTACAGTTTAAAATGAATGGAATGGAAAGTGTCATTATTGGAGCAGCAACATTCTTAGGATCTGGCGCTTATAAAGTTACTGAAACTGGCGTTCAATTAGTTGGAATCGGAGACTTGATTAATGTTATGCTTGTTTCTGCTATTGCAGTTTTTGTTACACGTTTGCTGCAAGGAAAATTAGGATCATTGACATTAATTTTAATGCCGATTATTGTTGGTGTTGGGGTAGGAACAATTGGTTTGATCATGTTGCCTTATGTTGGGATCATTACTTCTACAATCGGGGATTTGATCAATAGCTTTACTTCTCTTCAACCCTTAGTGATGGCTATTTTGATCTCTGTTGCTTTCTCAGTATTAATTATTTCACCGATTTCAACAGTAGCGATTGGAATTGCTATTGGAGTATCTGGTTTAGGAGCTGGAGCTGCAGCAGTAGGAGTAACAGCTTGTACAGCTATTCTTGTTATCGGCTCTATCCGAATTAATCAATCAGGAACAACTTTAGCTATCTTACTTGGTGCTATGAAAATGATGATTCCTAACTTAATTAAGTATCCAAAAATTATGATCCCTGTCATACTTAATGCTATTGTTTCAGGTATAGGGGTTTATGTTCTTACGATTCAGGGAACTCCGCAAACAGCTGGATTTGGGATCGTTGGACTAGTTGGACCTATTCAAGCTTTCAACATGGGAACTGGGTTAGTAAATGTTTTATTAGCCTATTTCGTAATTCCTTTTGTTGGTGGATATATTATTGACTTGGTATGCAGCAAGTTCTTACATGTTTACAATGATGAAATCTTTAAATTTATCCCCGCTTCAAACTAA
- a CDS encoding phage holin family protein, giving the protein MDLSFFIFFYTIINPYFDSYIYLFILTILVDFFTDFINFCLSNKSVKFTQIFSVKRLLKDGLVILLVLIFYIYFSIFEFDSYAQLLISFYIAHYGLSILENLNAIGIPVPEFIKKNINKFK; this is encoded by the coding sequence ATGGATCTTTCATTTTTTATTTTTTTCTATACGATTATTAATCCTTATTTTGATTCCTATATCTATTTGTTTATTCTTACTATTTTAGTTGATTTTTTCACTGATTTTATCAATTTTTGCTTGTCTAATAAGTCTGTAAAATTTACTCAAATCTTTAGTGTTAAACGATTGCTAAAAGATGGGCTCGTGATACTGCTTGTATTAATATTTTATATTTATTTTTCTATATTTGAATTTGATTCTTACGCTCAACTCCTGATTTCTTTTTATATTGCTCATTATGGACTTTCTATCCTTGAAAATCTAAATGCTATAGGAATACCAGTTCCTGAATTTATAAAAAAGAACATAAATAAATTTAAATAG
- a CDS encoding DUF871 domain-containing protein, translating into MRKLGISVYPNHSNLADIKEYIKLASSYGFKRIFSCLLSVEGDKQTVVDEFTEMISFAKKYGMEVIVDVSPSVFNDLGISYDDLTFFKEIGADGIRLDLGFTGNEESIMTFNPQGLKIELNISNGTRYLENILSYQANAENLLGCHNFYPHRYTGLGYEHFIETSKQYKNKGIRTAAFVSSQKATIGPWPVSEGLCTLEMHREWPIAVQAKHLWATDVIDDVIIGNAFASEEELKALSTINPYQLTLNVELVEDIPETEQKIVLEEFHFNRGDVSDYVIRSTQSRVNYSGVDFPVFNTPSIIERGDIIIESSLYERYAGELQLARLPMQNSGKSNVVGRVVESEMVLLDLIKPWQKFKFQTIPKS; encoded by the coding sequence ATGAGAAAATTAGGAATTTCAGTTTACCCAAATCACAGTAATTTAGCAGATATTAAAGAATATATAAAACTAGCTTCTAGCTATGGATTTAAACGTATTTTTAGTTGTTTGTTATCCGTTGAAGGAGATAAACAAACCGTCGTAGATGAGTTCACTGAAATGATCAGCTTTGCCAAGAAGTATGGCATGGAAGTAATTGTTGATGTCAGTCCTTCTGTCTTTAACGATCTTGGCATCAGTTACGACGATTTGACATTTTTTAAAGAAATTGGAGCAGATGGAATTCGACTAGACTTAGGATTTACAGGGAATGAAGAATCGATTATGACATTTAATCCACAAGGGTTAAAAATCGAATTGAATATTAGTAATGGTACGCGTTATTTGGAAAATATTTTGAGCTATCAGGCTAATGCGGAGAACTTATTAGGTTGTCATAACTTTTATCCGCATCGTTACACCGGTCTAGGTTATGAACATTTTATAGAAACCTCTAAGCAATACAAAAACAAAGGCATTCGAACAGCGGCTTTTGTTAGTTCACAAAAAGCCACTATCGGTCCTTGGCCAGTCAGTGAAGGATTGTGCACATTAGAAATGCATCGAGAGTGGCCGATAGCCGTCCAAGCCAAACACCTTTGGGCAACGGATGTGATCGATGATGTGATCATTGGTAATGCTTTTGCTTCTGAAGAGGAATTAAAAGCATTAAGTACAATTAATCCATACCAATTGACCTTAAATGTTGAATTGGTTGAAGATATTCCAGAAACAGAACAAAAAATTGTGTTGGAAGAATTTCATTTCAACCGTGGAGATGTGTCGGATTATGTCATTCGTTCAACACAAAGCCGTGTTAACTATAGTGGTGTCGATTTTCCGGTATTTAATACACCAAGTATTATTGAAAGGGGGGATATTATTATTGAAAGTTCGCTTTATGAACGCTATGCCGGAGAGTTGCAATTAGCACGGTTGCCAATGCAAAATTCTGGTAAATCAAATGTCGTTGGGCGAGTAGTAGAAAGTGAAATGGTATTATTGGACTTGATTAAGCCATGGCAAAAATTTAAATTCCAAACTATACCAAAAAGTTAG
- a CDS encoding GNAT family N-acetyltransferase: MITYQIVQSNDYKKVLKLKNYCFRPAYEGKRLEDFMHWVNVSTIQGAFDQEELVSQLIILSLQMTVFGVPYDMGGIGFVSTYPEYRNAGIMKQVLLRSLETMRERGQLLSVLSPFSVSFYRHFGWELFFDKVQYELPAQQLVPSGKTIGNIHRIDELNPDFDHWFSKIKTFYNEQIAIQNGRLIREDDWWQRLLRRTSGTSFAVYTDELGKVMGYIRYNIQNLTLELLDFNAINYESQQNLWQFIQSHTAEVEKIIGEASNQESFGTAFLNPQFQQQIVQDKMIRIIDVERFLCSYPFEKIDEPLYLNVQDKQAEWNNQVFKIEHEGQVTIVKTPKNEAMLTMDIGKLSALMVGYHSLDWYVFRKEASGSDKTINQWSNALPKGYPSFYDYF; this comes from the coding sequence ATGATTACTTATCAAATTGTTCAATCAAACGATTATAAAAAAGTCCTCAAATTGAAAAATTATTGTTTTCGTCCAGCTTATGAAGGCAAGCGATTAGAGGATTTTATGCATTGGGTCAACGTCAGTACTATTCAGGGAGCTTTCGACCAAGAAGAGCTCGTTTCACAATTAATTATTTTGTCGCTTCAGATGACTGTTTTTGGGGTTCCTTATGATATGGGAGGCATTGGTTTTGTGTCAACTTATCCTGAATATCGAAATGCAGGCATCATGAAGCAAGTATTATTACGCTCATTAGAGACAATGCGTGAAAGAGGGCAACTGTTATCGGTATTAAGTCCTTTTTCTGTTTCTTTTTATCGTCATTTCGGTTGGGAATTATTTTTTGATAAAGTGCAGTATGAATTGCCAGCTCAGCAATTGGTTCCCTCAGGAAAAACAATAGGGAACATTCATCGAATTGACGAATTAAATCCAGATTTTGATCATTGGTTCAGTAAGATAAAAACATTTTACAATGAACAAATAGCTATTCAAAATGGGCGATTGATTCGAGAAGATGATTGGTGGCAACGCTTGTTGCGTCGTACATCTGGTACTTCCTTTGCAGTATATACAGATGAATTAGGAAAGGTTATGGGATACATTCGTTATAACATTCAAAACTTAACATTGGAACTGTTAGATTTTAATGCCATAAATTATGAAAGCCAACAGAATCTGTGGCAATTCATTCAATCACATACAGCAGAAGTTGAAAAAATTATTGGAGAAGCTTCAAATCAAGAGTCGTTTGGAACCGCTTTTTTAAACCCGCAGTTTCAACAGCAAATTGTACAAGATAAAATGATTCGAATTATTGATGTGGAACGCTTCTTATGTTCTTATCCTTTTGAAAAAATCGATGAGCCGCTGTATCTGAATGTTCAAGACAAGCAAGCAGAATGGAACAATCAAGTCTTTAAAATTGAGCATGAAGGACAAGTAACGATTGTTAAAACACCAAAAAATGAAGCAATGTTAACAATGGATATTGGAAAACTATCTGCCTTAATGGTTGGTTACCATTCGCTAGATTGGTATGTTTTCCGTAAAGAAGCTAGTGGATCGGATAAGACTATCAATCAATGGAGTAATGCTTTGCCAAAAGGTTATCCAAGCTTTTATGATTATTTTTAA
- a CDS encoding MerR family transcriptional regulator: MEYTINALSRIAGVSNRTLRYYDEIGLLAPKRKNSNGYRIYGKQEIEKLQQILFYRNLEMPLDNIKQILNDVHFDSEKALMDHRQRLLAKKAQIDQLLKTIDKTLANKRGDLQMSDKEKFEGFKEELLKKNETQYGTEIREKYGAETIKKTNQKFAGLSQEDYNKMQDLSAKILEDLKIARQTNDPASKEALQVAQIHKEWLSFTWPSYSKEAHRGLAQMYVDDPRFTSYYDESAGNGAAKFLRDAIFNFLN, translated from the coding sequence GTGGAATATACAATAAATGCTTTAAGTCGCATAGCTGGCGTGAGCAATCGAACACTTCGCTATTACGATGAAATTGGTTTGTTGGCACCTAAACGAAAAAATTCTAATGGCTACCGTATATACGGTAAGCAAGAAATTGAAAAACTGCAACAAATTTTATTTTACCGTAATTTGGAAATGCCTTTAGATAATATCAAGCAAATACTAAATGATGTTCATTTTGATAGTGAGAAAGCTTTAATGGACCACCGTCAACGTTTACTAGCTAAAAAAGCACAAATTGACCAATTACTAAAAACAATTGACAAAACATTAGCAAATAAGAGAGGAGACCTCCAAATGTCTGACAAAGAAAAATTTGAAGGATTTAAAGAAGAGTTGCTGAAAAAAAATGAAACTCAATATGGTACAGAAATTCGAGAAAAGTATGGCGCTGAAACCATTAAAAAAACCAATCAAAAATTTGCTGGTTTAAGCCAAGAAGATTACAATAAAATGCAAGACTTGTCCGCTAAAATACTAGAAGATTTAAAAATAGCCAGGCAAACAAACGACCCTGCTAGCAAAGAAGCTTTACAAGTAGCCCAAATCCACAAAGAATGGTTGTCTTTCACTTGGCCAAGCTACTCAAAAGAAGCACATCGAGGATTGGCACAAATGTACGTGGATGACCCAAGATTCACCAGCTATTACGACGAATCAGCAGGAAATGGAGCTGCAAAATTTTTGCGAGATGCTATCTTTAACTTTTTGAACTAA
- a CDS encoding helix-turn-helix domain-containing protein — protein sequence MDIYKLRELRKEKKLTQEDMAGVLEIARTTYANYEQGTREPDNKTLNKLADYFQVSTDYLLGRDVPNWATPEDLIDLEEMLNNNVHMAYGGEDLTEEDKQRVQDVLAAVFWDRMKKRRD from the coding sequence ATGGATATCTATAAATTGAGGGAATTACGAAAAGAAAAAAAACTAACACAAGAAGATATGGCTGGCGTCCTGGAAATTGCTCGCACAACGTATGCTAATTATGAGCAAGGAACCAGAGAACCGGATAACAAGACTCTTAATAAATTAGCTGATTATTTTCAAGTGTCAACCGATTATTTGTTAGGTCGTGATGTTCCAAATTGGGCGACGCCTGAAGATTTGATTGACTTAGAAGAAATGCTGAATAATAACGTTCACATGGCTTATGGCGGAGAAGATTTAACAGAAGAAGACAAACAACGCGTACAAGATGTTTTGGCCGCTGTTTTTTGGGATAGAATGAAAAAAAGAAGGGATTAA